In Enterobacter sp. 638, a single window of DNA contains:
- the speF gene encoding ornithine decarboxylase SpeF: MKLLKIAVSRACPDCFTTTREMIDISASDYIDIAAVVLAVSDIFNGTIEEIEATGFGIPVFIATHKEEMVPAEYLSRIQGVFECNDTSNDFYGRQLEAAAQKYEIQLRPPFFRALVDYVKQGNSAFDCPGHQGGQFFRRHPAGNQFVDFFGETLFRSDLCNADVAMGDLLIHEGAPCTAQKHAAKVFNADKTYFVLNGTSSSNKVVLNALLTPGDLVLFDRNNHKSNHHGALIQAGATPVYLETARNPYGFIGGIDAHCFEENYLRELVSEVAPGRTRDERPFRLAVIQLGTYDGTIYNARQVVDKIGHLCDYILFDSAWVGYEQFIPMMADCSPLLLDLNENDPGILVTQSVHKQQAGFSQTSQIHKKDSHIKGQQRYVPHKRLNNAFMMHASTSPFYPLFAALDINARMHEGQSGRNMWMDCVVNGIEARKLILQNCQFIRPFVPETVDGKAWESWPTADISSDLRFFHFVPGEQWHAFEGYAEHQYFIDPCKLLLTTPGINARTGEYDDFGVPATILANFLRENGIVPEKCDLNSILFLLTPAEDMGKLQQLIAQLVRFEKLLETDAPLKEVLPSLYKQHPERYADYSLRQICQEMHDLYARHNVKQLQKEMFRKAHFPQVMMNPQEANYAYLRGEVELVSLRDAEGRIAAEGALPYPPGVLCVVPGEVWGDAVLRYFTALEEGINLLPGFAPELQGVYIEECDGHKQVRCYVIKQPVAQPALLKGEKL; this comes from the coding sequence ATGAAACTGCTAAAAATTGCCGTCAGTCGCGCCTGTCCAGATTGTTTTACCACCACACGTGAAATGATCGATATCAGCGCCTCCGATTATATTGATATCGCCGCCGTGGTTTTGGCCGTCAGTGATATTTTCAACGGCACAATAGAAGAAATAGAAGCCACCGGATTTGGCATTCCGGTATTTATTGCTACTCATAAAGAAGAAATGGTTCCGGCAGAATATTTGTCACGCATTCAGGGCGTGTTTGAGTGCAATGACACCAGCAACGACTTTTACGGACGCCAACTGGAAGCCGCCGCACAGAAGTACGAAATTCAGCTGCGCCCGCCGTTCTTCCGCGCGCTGGTGGACTACGTTAAACAGGGCAACAGCGCGTTCGACTGTCCGGGGCATCAGGGCGGCCAGTTTTTCCGCCGCCATCCTGCCGGCAATCAGTTCGTGGATTTCTTCGGTGAGACGCTGTTCCGCTCCGATCTGTGCAACGCCGATGTGGCAATGGGCGATCTGTTGATCCACGAGGGCGCGCCCTGCACGGCCCAAAAACACGCCGCAAAAGTGTTCAACGCAGATAAAACCTATTTCGTGCTGAACGGGACGTCATCGTCCAATAAAGTGGTGTTGAATGCCCTGCTTACGCCGGGCGATTTAGTGCTTTTCGACCGCAATAATCACAAATCTAACCACCACGGCGCGCTCATTCAGGCAGGCGCGACGCCGGTTTATCTGGAAACTGCACGCAACCCGTACGGCTTTATTGGCGGTATCGACGCGCACTGTTTCGAAGAAAATTATCTGCGCGAGCTGGTGAGTGAAGTGGCACCTGGCCGCACGCGCGATGAGCGCCCTTTCCGTCTGGCGGTGATTCAACTGGGAACCTATGACGGCACCATTTATAACGCCCGCCAGGTGGTCGATAAAATTGGTCATCTCTGCGACTACATTCTGTTTGATTCCGCATGGGTCGGCTATGAACAGTTTATCCCAATGATGGCGGATTGTTCCCCGCTGCTGCTGGATCTGAATGAAAACGATCCGGGTATTTTGGTGACGCAATCCGTGCATAAACAGCAGGCCGGATTCTCGCAAACCTCGCAGATCCACAAGAAAGACAGTCACATCAAAGGTCAGCAGCGTTACGTTCCGCACAAACGGTTGAACAACGCTTTTATGATGCACGCCTCCACCAGCCCGTTCTATCCGCTGTTTGCAGCCCTGGATATTAACGCCCGCATGCACGAGGGGCAGAGTGGACGCAACATGTGGATGGACTGCGTGGTCAATGGTATTGAGGCGCGCAAACTGATCCTGCAAAACTGCCAGTTTATTCGTCCGTTTGTTCCGGAGACGGTGGACGGCAAAGCGTGGGAAAGTTGGCCGACTGCCGATATTTCATCGGATTTGCGCTTCTTCCACTTCGTTCCCGGCGAACAGTGGCACGCCTTTGAGGGCTATGCCGAGCATCAATATTTTATCGACCCGTGCAAATTACTGCTCACGACGCCGGGCATCAACGCGCGTACCGGTGAGTACGATGATTTCGGCGTGCCCGCCACCATCCTAGCTAACTTCCTGCGCGAGAACGGGATTGTCCCGGAGAAATGCGATCTCAACTCGATTCTGTTCCTGCTCACGCCAGCCGAAGATATGGGCAAGCTGCAACAGCTCATTGCGCAACTGGTGCGTTTCGAAAAACTCCTGGAAACCGACGCACCGCTGAAAGAGGTGCTGCCGTCGCTGTATAAACAGCATCCTGAACGCTACGCCGATTATTCGCTGCGCCAGATTTGCCAGGAGATGCATGATCTCTACGCCCGTCACAACGTGAAACAGCTGCAAAAAGAGATGTTCCGCAAAGCGCATTTCCCGCAGGTGATGATGAATCCGCAGGAAGCCAACTACGCCTATCTGCGCGGTGAAGTCGAGCTGGTTTCTCTGCGCGATGCCGAAGGCCGAATTGCCGCCGAAGGTGCGCTCCCTTACCCACCGGGCGTGCTGTGCGTCGTCCCTGGCGAAGTTTGGGGTGATGCGGTCCTGCGCTATTTCACCGCGCTGGAAGAAGGCATCAACCTGCTGCCGGGCTTCGCGCCGGAACTGCAGGGCGTGTATATCGAAGAGTGTGACGGACACAAACAGGTACGTTGCTACGTGATTAAACAACCCGTTGCGCAGCCCGCGCTGCTGAAAGGGGAAAAACTATGA